One region of Polynucleobacter sp. Adler-ghost genomic DNA includes:
- the argH gene encoding argininosuccinate lyase, with the protein MSSSKNSLSNKAQAWSARFNEPVDELVQRYTASIGFDQRFALVDIAGSLAHAEMLATQKIIGAQDLADIQKGMAQIKSEIEAGEFNWQLALEDVHLNIEARLTELVGDAGKRLHTGRSRNDQVATDLRLWLRGSVDEIAITLKTLRTAFLNLAESHAATIMPGHTHLQVAQPITFGHHLMAYYEMFSRDASRLADLRARFNRLPLGAAALAGTTYPIDREQVAKILGFDGICNNSLDAVSDRDFAIEFCAFASILMMHVSRLSEELVLWLSPRFSFIDLPDRFCTGSSIMPQKKNPDVPELARGKTGRVYGDLISLLTLMKSQPLAYNKDNQEDKEPLFDAVDTVQDTLRIFADMVPHIQVKADVMKAAAEEGFATATDLADYLVKKGLAFRDAHEAVAHAVKACVGRNCMLTDLSLSELRFACGLDSRPELIGDDVFTLLTVDGSVNSRQHAGGTAPAQVLAAIKRGRADL; encoded by the coding sequence ATGAGCTCATCAAAAAATTCCCTTTCCAACAAAGCCCAAGCTTGGTCGGCCCGCTTTAATGAACCCGTTGACGAACTAGTTCAACGTTATACCGCCTCCATTGGTTTTGATCAACGATTTGCCTTAGTGGATATTGCTGGATCTTTAGCTCACGCTGAAATGCTGGCCACTCAAAAAATTATCGGCGCCCAAGATTTAGCGGATATTCAAAAGGGTATGGCCCAGATTAAAAGCGAAATTGAAGCCGGTGAATTTAACTGGCAACTCGCACTGGAAGATGTACATCTGAATATCGAGGCTCGCCTGACAGAGTTAGTTGGCGATGCTGGCAAGCGTCTTCATACTGGTCGTTCGCGGAATGACCAAGTAGCAACTGATTTGCGCCTGTGGTTGCGTGGCAGCGTTGATGAGATCGCAATCACTCTCAAAACCCTACGTACCGCCTTTCTTAACCTAGCTGAGAGTCACGCTGCAACGATCATGCCTGGCCATACTCATTTACAAGTAGCCCAGCCCATTACTTTTGGTCATCACTTGATGGCCTATTACGAAATGTTTAGTCGCGATGCGAGTCGCTTAGCAGATCTGCGCGCCCGCTTTAATCGTTTACCGCTCGGTGCGGCTGCTTTAGCCGGAACAACTTATCCTATCGATCGCGAGCAGGTTGCCAAAATTTTAGGTTTTGATGGTATCTGCAATAACTCTCTTGATGCAGTATCTGATCGTGACTTTGCGATTGAGTTCTGCGCCTTTGCATCCATCTTAATGATGCACGTGTCACGCTTATCTGAAGAGCTGGTACTGTGGTTGAGTCCACGTTTTAGCTTTATTGATTTACCAGATCGCTTCTGTACTGGCAGCTCCATCATGCCGCAGAAAAAGAATCCAGATGTACCAGAATTAGCTCGCGGCAAAACTGGGCGTGTTTATGGTGATTTGATTTCTTTACTGACCTTGATGAAGAGCCAGCCATTGGCGTACAACAAAGATAATCAAGAAGACAAAGAGCCTTTATTTGATGCGGTAGATACCGTGCAAGATACCTTGCGTATCTTCGCTGATATGGTGCCGCATATTCAGGTGAAAGCCGATGTGATGAAAGCTGCCGCTGAAGAAGGCTTCGCAACTGCCACTGACTTGGCTGATTACTTAGTTAAAAAGGGGTTGGCTTTCCGGGACGCTCACGAAGCAGTCGCTCATGCAGTGAAGGCCTGTGTAGGCCGTAACTGCATGCTTACTGATTTGTCACTCTCTGAATTGCGTTTTGCTTGTGGCTTAGATAGCCGCCCAGAGCTTATAGGTGATGATGTCTTTACTCTACTGACGGTGGATGGCTCCGTGAATTCTCGTCAACATGCTGGCGGTACCGCCCCAGCACAAGTACTTGCTGCAATTAAACGGGGTCGTGCAGATCTCTAA
- the hemC gene encoding hydroxymethylbilane synthase — MSQTPISSPVASNSGTPERLVIASRESRLAMWQAEHLRDCLKKLYPACDVQILGMTTRGDQILDKALSKVGGKGLFVKELETALEDGRADLAVHSLKDVPMVMPEGFDLSCVMVREDAHDAFVSNDYASLEDLPKGAVVGTSSLRRESVLRSRFPHLVIQPLRGNLDTRMGKLDRGEYQAIILAAAGLKRLGLGSRIRALLPIDPYTPAAGQGALGIETLIKHPRIKEWLAPLNDLPTLYAVTAERMVSRQLGGSCEVPLAAYATWDQDHMNIRSFVASVDGTAICLASAQGAVKSLDDAEALGLSVAQDLIAQGAEHLLPNGLPK, encoded by the coding sequence ATGTCCCAAACACCTATTTCTAGCCCTGTAGCCTCCAACTCTGGCACCCCTGAGCGCCTTGTAATCGCCTCCCGTGAGAGCCGCCTCGCTATGTGGCAGGCTGAACACCTCCGAGATTGCCTTAAAAAGCTCTATCCGGCATGCGATGTACAGATCCTGGGTATGACCACTAGAGGAGACCAAATACTGGATAAAGCCCTCTCCAAAGTGGGTGGCAAGGGCTTATTTGTAAAAGAACTTGAAACTGCCCTAGAAGATGGTCGGGCAGATTTAGCGGTGCATTCTCTAAAAGACGTCCCCATGGTCATGCCAGAGGGCTTTGATTTGTCATGCGTGATGGTCCGTGAAGATGCTCATGATGCATTTGTTTCTAATGACTATGCCAGCCTAGAGGATTTACCAAAAGGTGCGGTGGTGGGTACTTCTAGTTTGCGACGAGAATCCGTGCTTAGATCCAGATTTCCACATTTAGTGATCCAGCCCTTGAGGGGTAATTTAGATACCCGTATGGGCAAGCTTGATCGCGGCGAGTACCAAGCAATTATTTTGGCTGCTGCAGGTCTCAAGCGATTGGGTTTAGGAAGCCGTATTCGGGCTTTATTACCCATTGATCCCTATACGCCAGCTGCTGGACAGGGTGCACTTGGTATCGAAACTCTGATTAAGCATCCCAGAATTAAAGAGTGGCTTGCGCCGCTTAATGATTTACCTACACTCTATGCAGTGACTGCTGAACGTATGGTGTCGCGCCAATTAGGCGGATCTTGTGAAGTACCTTTGGCTGCGTATGCTACCTGGGATCAAGATCATATGAATATTCGCTCCTTTGTTGCTAGTGTTGATGGCACTGCAATTTGTTTGGCCAGCGCTCAAGGTGCCGTAAAGAGTCTTGATGATGCAGAGGCTTTAGGAT